The genomic DNA TTTGTGAGAAAGTTTGGCCGGAGATTTCGAAAAAGACATGCATAGATCATAAAAGGTTGGTGTTTACGTTCACCTAGTTTCGATTTTAAATGTATTAGTTTGGACAGCTTTTCCATTGTTCTATTCCATATCGAAAAGTAAGCCAATGATTTCAGCAATACTGCctctttttgtaattttttttttgtctaaaGTCTTTTAGTTTTCCGTGAAGCATCGTAGGTGACCTTCTCTACTGTGTTGCTTTACTTTGCAGAATGAGTTGTGGAGGAGAATGTTGAATCTTGGCAGGACCTTTTCTTTCTGCAGCTGGTATTGCTCTAGTGCTATATTTTGTTGCTCGATTTCGAGGTTTCTTATGAGATTAATATTGTAGCTGagttctgttctgttctgaTTAAGGAGACTTTTCCAAATAGTCTGCCTTGAATCAACCATGGAGTTGGTGCAGACTTTTTCCGCTCCTTCACGAAGCCTAGTCATGACTCATACATAGAGACACAACTTGTATAGTTTCTCGATTAATAGACGCAAATCTTTCTCGACTTCCACAGTTGAATTACTTCCCTCCAATTATCCGAAGCTTTCCCCTAAGATTTTCACATGTACATGGATGCATCACAATATGATATTCAAGAAAGGAGTgcttgtcacgacccgaaatttcaccATAATTTCTCCTAAAATTCTCACATTCCATTCCAAGCATCAACCTGTATTATAAACTtgcaaatataatatatatcttgaCCGACCAACATTCACACATCTCAAGTAAGCCAACCTCGAAAACATCTAACAGTCTTCACAAACCCACATAGACAGCCTAAACAAAAGCTTTTAGGTCGCAATGTATTTACAACATTCTACAtacacttactacctatatTTTGAGTAGGTCTAACTTCAAAATCCTTCACGTTGATCCCCAATGTCAAAAATTTTCTCCTACGATGCTATTTCTAGCCTCTAGCTCAATTGTAAAAAGAAATATGCAGGGAGTGACGTAAGTAGTAAATTCCACAATAAAATGAAGCTTTGATTAATTTCTTATCCAATCAATATTCACAACAAACACTTATATCATTTACCATACAAGACTTGTCATGAAAACATTTAATAACATATTTTTACTCGTCAACTTCAAAATCTCGTTATCATGCATCAATCAATATCACTAATCTCAAACAACAATCTTAATACAACATAGACTAGCCATAGGGTCACATTCTCTTGcgacagagttatgacggtaccatAACCCTGCGCGCTTCAATCAACTTAGCCTTAATCGCTCATATCAATACCACATCAGTGGGGGTTGCCTATTATTCTCCAGCAGTAGGAGCCTAACGTTCATTTTATATTCCACCAAATCAGCAGCCTGATCGTCCATCTTAAATTCCATTAGTTCAGCGGCTTGATcgtccattttatatttcatcGGATCAGCAGCCTGATTGTCCCATGACCATAATGACAACAATATCATTATCACACATCGATCAACCAAACTCAATTTACCTTCATCTTAAATAAATAAGGTACCAAAaatacttcttcttctttattcAATTTAGCCCATCTTAACAATCATGAATATGATTAACCTAAATTTAGCTCATTCTATAGTGGAATAAAATACTCACAAAGACCCCCACAAAACGATAACTCAACAAGCGAATCCTTCTAGGTGTATAGGTTCGGTCTCCTTGGCCCCTACCAATCATGACCacaaaatcaattaatataCACAAGAATAGCTTCCAATGCACATGTTAATTCTGTCGTGTTGATCTTCTACTTATATAAAGTTCAATATTGACACTTCCATGAACAAATCCACCTCATTTAGCCAAACTAGTACATTATCCTAGAACAaaagtatatgtatatacacaaACAGTACAAAATATTAAGCATACACAATAAGAATCCCACCTAATTTCAAGGTAATAGAACAATTCTTTGCAAGATTTCCGCTCTAATCAACTCCAAACAAAACAACACGAGTCAAAGGACTCAAACTAACACTACATAGTAACCCCACTCATTATAAACGGAATTTCGGATTAATTACTTTACATAATCTAATAGGAAATAAAACCAATATCAATAACTCTGAGCATATGACAAGCTTTTCTAATTGCTTTACGAATCCATTTCTTCCCTCAAGCAAGTTTATACCTTACAGTTCATCCAAAAGATAAATGAAGTGgtttgatgaaaaataaatcgaACATAGGCAACTCAAACAACAAGAATAAATCTGGAACTTATACACTAGAAAAAAAGTCAGCTTCCATGCTTAGTTATTAATCCACCAAAAACCCCAAGGAAAATTCGAAAATTACTAGTACACCCAAACTAATTAGCAATCTAACATATATTGCTCTTTGTTACACTCCCTCCTCACTAGGCTTCCATCAAACATTAACCAAGCTGCCACTATTGATTTCATCATTTTGGTAAATGAACTAATTCTTTTTCCTAAGTCATCAAGAAAAGAACAAGATTAAAAAAGGAACCTCAACACAAGCACAAGAGCAACTGTGAAATCAATTGCATACACAAATAGCTTGTTATATACTAGAAGGCAAGCTAAACTCCTCCACCCAAATTGGTGTCCAGTTCAGTACTTTGCCCGACTCTATTCTGCAATCTCCCTCTCTGTCGATTTATTTctttgttctctctctctctgtcctaTCCTGCTCAAGTTTTCAGTCAGtctctcctcttctctctGTTTCAGACTGACAGCCACGTAACCCccaaggaagaaaaagaacatatacaatattgaagaaaattatttaggatttcttTTATTGTACTAGGTTTTAGGCCTCCTTtataaccggaaaaaaaatattgaagaaaatgaagaggCGATAGGGATTTAGCAtggttaaaagaaaaatgagattaATGGTTCAATGGGCTTTAAGCCCAATCAACTTTATAAGCACATGATAGatcatatataaacatatagagagagagacgcACAAAAAAATTAGATGCAAGAATATGTGTGAAATGCATGGTGTTCACAGTGCTAGTCCTAATCAAGAACTCAACATATTCGTGAAAATAATCTCTACAGCCACTTCTCTATGATTATATTTTGATATGAGAAAAGACATAGAAAGTTATATACCAGCTCACCATGTAGGTGTACTTTTTTCCCCTGAAGTTTCATCTTCTTACCAGTGCTTCTCAGCTTGCGGCGTCCCAGCGCCACGGGGATAAGATGATCTGCTCAGGAAAAGCTTCAAACAGGTCTCCGAGTACTGCTACTCCCGATATTTTTTCCGGGTGATTACAAAAAGCTTGGCTTATGCAGCTCATTATTACTTAACCAAACTGCGAATGCTATGTTGGTTGCTAGCCGAGCCACAAAGGCCACTGGAGAATTATTTCTCTATCTGTTGTAGCCTTAATAGCTTAAAGTTTATctgtttctttcattttctgtACAAACCTCAAGAAACTGACATAATTAACAAAAGAACAAAAGGGAAGTCGGATGACAGTAGGAACCGGGACTGGTCCCAATTCCAGTGATTGAATTTCAGTATATTGAACAAGGCCTTCTAACAACATGGGAGGAATTGAATTACACTTCTGGTAAATCCGATGACTTAAATGGAGGAAAACCATTTAGAACAGAGGAATTTCCACATTTCACATTTTCTCGTTGTATTGCATTATTGCCTGCAGAAGTTCCTATCTAGATACCGGGCCGCAGCAGAATGTTCTGGGGGAACTCGTTGTTTCTGATACAATTCATTATCTTTATCTGGGCCAAGTTTGGATGACTCCAAGCCCGTCCTGCGTCACTGTCTGCCTTGCATCAAACATGGGGTCCCGCCGTGCTTGACTTGCAACGAGAGACGGCCAACTTTGACTCTCGAGTCGATATCCTTAAAATGTGAATTTGACGTTGCCTCGTTGAGTAATAGACATATACTTTTCTTGATTTCGATATAAAACAAATATGCCGATTCATCTTAAATTTCGCTTTCTTCCCTTCAAAGTAATACCCATACTCAGGAAAACGGATTACTGATTGTAAAAAAATTGGCGTATTCTTGGAATTGCCTCGAGTTTGGCCATAAAAAAGTACACATCTGCAGCCAGTTCCCTCCAATTCCATTACCCGAGTAAGGACACAAAAGCTTCATGGCGGAAAGCTCATCTCTCTTCATCATGTTCGCGTACTTGTTTTTCCTgctatttcttcttcttgtcgGTGCTTCTCAGTCTGTGCCCCAGTGCCATGAGGTTGAGAGTTCTGCTTTGCTGCAGCCCAAGCAAAGCTTGAAAGAAGGCCCTGAGTATTGCtccttcaaaattttcttacgGGGTGATGACAAGAAGCTCGAATCCTGAAGTTACAGGAGGGTCTAGAAATTCCTGTCCCTGGAGCGGAGTCCAGTGTGATGGACACACTGGCCATGTGATCAGCCTCGATCTGAGCAATGCTTGCCTTTCTGGCTCCATCAACTCTAGCAGCAGCCGTTTCCGACTTGTTCACTTGGAGAGTCTCAAACTCGAAGCCAATAACTTCACTCTTTCTGTCATACCACCCGAAATCGGCAACCTTTCGAGGTTCAACATACTGAATTTGGTTGGTAATGTGCTAACTGGTGAAATCCCATCTTCCTTTAGTAAGTTCACTCAACTCTCCGAGTTATATCCGAGCAACAACCAGTTGACAGGTCAAGTCCCTTCTTCCTTTCAGAACTTCACTCAACTCTCTCGTTTATCCTTGCGCCAAAATCAATTGGCAGGCCAAACCCCATCTTTCTTCGGGACCCTCACTGAACTCTCTCAGTTGGATCTGAGCGACAACCAATTAACCGGCCAAATCCGTCATTCTTGGGAAACCTCAGCC from Punica granatum isolate Tunisia-2019 chromosome 2, ASM765513v2, whole genome shotgun sequence includes the following:
- the LOC116197448 gene encoding receptor-like protein 35, with product MTRSSNPEVTGGSRNSCPWSGVQCDGHTGHVISLDLSNACLSGSINSSSSRFRLVHLESLKLEANNFTLSVIPPEIGNLSRFNILNLVGNVLTGEIPSSFSKFTQLSELYPSNNQLTGQVPSSFQNFTQLSRLSLRQNQLAGQTPSFFGTLTELSQLDLSDNQLTGQIRHSWETSANSLHCTSVSAQLTGQIPSSIGNLMRISSLGLLHAKSRCRHEPPAAGESLLELQQVNRSYSISTWKPHPPGES